A stretch of Oncorhynchus mykiss isolate Arlee chromosome 12, USDA_OmykA_1.1, whole genome shotgun sequence DNA encodes these proteins:
- the LOC110536895 gene encoding one cut domain family member 2-like isoform X2 — MKTAYNAYRCLAKDLDAYAMNPEMTMDSIGNLHGGLSHDQDLMNSHSPHHNRNAGASLRLHQDLAAASSRSAMVSSMATILDGAGEYRPELSHPLHHAMSMPCDTSPPGMGMNGTYTTLTPLQPLPPISTVSDKFHHPHHHHHHHHHQRLSGNVSGSFTLMRDERGLPAMNNLYSHYHKDMTGMGQSLSPLASSPLGNGLGSLHNTQQNLHNYGTHGHDKMLSSNFDAHTAMLSRGDQHLSRGLGGPTAGMMPHLNGMHHTGHPGHSQSHGPVLASNRDRPPSSSGQQGNNSGQLEEINTKEVAQRITAELKRYSIPQAIFAQRVLCRSQGTLSDLLRNPKPWSKLKSGRETFRRMWKWLQEPEFQRMSALRLAGTSREHAMIGSNGMHCQTLTTLCTGTQNYGMSKKNETKK, encoded by the coding sequence aTGAAGACTGCTTATAACGCCTATCGATGCCTGGCCAAGGATCTGGATGCCTACGCCATGAACCCAGAGATGACAATGGACAGCATTGGCAATCTGCATGGCGGACTGAGCCATGACCAGGACTTGATGAACAGCCACAGCCCCCATCACAACCGGAACGCGGGGGCTTCTTTGCGGTTACATCAGGATCTGGCTGCTGCATCGTCGCGGTCCGCCATGGTGTCCAGCATGGCAACGATTCTGGACGGAGCCGGAGAGTACCGACCAGAATTATCGCATCCGCTCCATCACGCTATGAGCATGCCGTGTGATACATCCCCACCGGGGATGGGTATGAACGGCACATACACCACGTTAACTCCACTTCAACCGTTACCCCCCATTTCAACCGTTTCGGACAAATTCCACCATCcgcatcaccatcaccatcaccatcaccaccagcgTCTCTCTGGGAACGTAAGCGGGAGTTTCACGCTGATGCGGGACGAGAGGGGTTTACCAGCAATGAACAACCTCTACAGTCACTATCATAAGGACATGACCGGGATGGGTCAGAGTTTATCCCCCCTGGCCAGCAGCCCTCTTGGCAATGGTTTGGGTTCTCTTCATAATACACAGCAAAACCTCCATAACTATGGCACTCATGGGCACGACAAGATGCTAAGCTCCAACTTCGATGCCCACACTGCCATGCTGTCCAGGGGTGATCAACACCTCTCACGAGGCCTCGGTGGCCCCACGGCAGGTATGATGCCGCATTTGAACGGGATGCACCACACCGGGCACCCGGGCCACTCTCAATCCCACGGGCCTGTGTTGGCTTCCAACCGGGACAGACCGCCCTCCTCCTCGGGACAACAAGGTAACAACTCGGGGCAGCTTGAAGAGATCAATACCAAAGAAGTGGCGCAAAGGATCACAGCTGAACTGAAGCGGTATAGCATCCCCCAGGCTATATTCGCTCAGAGGGTGCTGTGTCGCTCGCAAGGCACCCTTTCAGACCTCTTAAGAAACCCCAAACCTTGGAGTAAACTTAAATCTGGAAGGGAGACCTTTCGAAGGATGTGGAAGTGGCTGCAGGAACCCGAGTTTCAGAGGATGTCAGCCCTACGGCTTGCAG
- the LOC110536895 gene encoding one cut domain family member 2-like isoform X3, with the protein MKTAYNAYRCLAKDLDAYAMNPEMTMDSIGNLHGGLSHDQDLMNSHSPHHNRNAGASLRLHQDLAAASSRSAMVSSMATILDGAGEYRPELSHPLHHAMSMPCDTSPPGMGMNGTYTTLTPLQPLPPISTVSDKFHHPHHHHHHHHHQRLSGNVSGSFTLMRDERGLPAMNNLYSHYHKDMTGMGQSLSPLASSPLGNGLGSLHNTQQNLHNYGTHGHDKMLSSNFDAHTAMLSRGDQHLSRGLGGPTAGMMPHLNGMHHTGHPGHSQSHGPVLASNRDRPPSSSGQQGNNSGQLEEINTKEVAQRITAELKRYSIPQAIFAQRVLCRSQGTLSDLLRNPKPWSKLKSGRETFRRMWKWLQEPEFQRMSALRLAGKTRYQ; encoded by the coding sequence aTGAAGACTGCTTATAACGCCTATCGATGCCTGGCCAAGGATCTGGATGCCTACGCCATGAACCCAGAGATGACAATGGACAGCATTGGCAATCTGCATGGCGGACTGAGCCATGACCAGGACTTGATGAACAGCCACAGCCCCCATCACAACCGGAACGCGGGGGCTTCTTTGCGGTTACATCAGGATCTGGCTGCTGCATCGTCGCGGTCCGCCATGGTGTCCAGCATGGCAACGATTCTGGACGGAGCCGGAGAGTACCGACCAGAATTATCGCATCCGCTCCATCACGCTATGAGCATGCCGTGTGATACATCCCCACCGGGGATGGGTATGAACGGCACATACACCACGTTAACTCCACTTCAACCGTTACCCCCCATTTCAACCGTTTCGGACAAATTCCACCATCcgcatcaccatcaccatcaccatcaccaccagcgTCTCTCTGGGAACGTAAGCGGGAGTTTCACGCTGATGCGGGACGAGAGGGGTTTACCAGCAATGAACAACCTCTACAGTCACTATCATAAGGACATGACCGGGATGGGTCAGAGTTTATCCCCCCTGGCCAGCAGCCCTCTTGGCAATGGTTTGGGTTCTCTTCATAATACACAGCAAAACCTCCATAACTATGGCACTCATGGGCACGACAAGATGCTAAGCTCCAACTTCGATGCCCACACTGCCATGCTGTCCAGGGGTGATCAACACCTCTCACGAGGCCTCGGTGGCCCCACGGCAGGTATGATGCCGCATTTGAACGGGATGCACCACACCGGGCACCCGGGCCACTCTCAATCCCACGGGCCTGTGTTGGCTTCCAACCGGGACAGACCGCCCTCCTCCTCGGGACAACAAGGTAACAACTCGGGGCAGCTTGAAGAGATCAATACCAAAGAAGTGGCGCAAAGGATCACAGCTGAACTGAAGCGGTATAGCATCCCCCAGGCTATATTCGCTCAGAGGGTGCTGTGTCGCTCGCAAGGCACCCTTTCAGACCTCTTAAGAAACCCCAAACCTTGGAGTAAACTTAAATCTGGAAGGGAGACCTTTCGAAGGATGTGGAAGTGGCTGCAGGAACCCGAGTTTCAGAGGATGTCAGCCCTACGGCTTGCAGGTAAGACAAG